Proteins encoded in a region of the Paenibacillus sp. W2I17 genome:
- a CDS encoding LacI family DNA-binding transcriptional regulator → MVSIKDIAKQAGVSISTVSYALNGSNKVTDETSSKILAIAKELNYVPNAAARTLKKRESKILGVFLTDFRGDVYGDLLSGMKSVCNAQGYDLIVCSGKQSHRMLPERMIDGAIILDHTFASEELMQYADRGHKIVVLDREMDHPNINQVLLDNKAGATLAMEHLIEQGHKKIYVVTGPEGSFDSVQRLKAVRQVAEREADVEWIEITGDFEKSGGEQAADQIVQVYDGPAAVFCLNDEMAIGLCDRLADSALGVGQEIDVIGFDNIELSKYVQPRLASIDYSKRKWGSLAAEQLIKIIAGEPVDHERIYVTLVEGGSVNGPIPSDSIISMRNDRAVSY, encoded by the coding sequence GTGGTCAGTATCAAGGATATCGCCAAACAGGCGGGAGTTTCCATCTCTACTGTGTCATATGCGCTGAATGGCAGCAACAAAGTGACCGATGAGACGAGTTCCAAAATTTTGGCCATTGCCAAAGAACTGAACTATGTTCCAAATGCCGCAGCAAGAACACTGAAGAAGAGGGAATCCAAAATTCTAGGTGTTTTCTTGACCGATTTTAGAGGAGATGTGTATGGAGACTTGCTGAGTGGCATGAAATCCGTATGTAATGCTCAAGGCTATGACCTGATCGTGTGCAGTGGTAAACAGTCCCATCGCATGCTTCCAGAGAGGATGATTGATGGTGCGATCATTCTGGATCATACGTTTGCAAGTGAGGAACTAATGCAGTATGCCGATCGTGGGCACAAAATTGTTGTATTGGACCGTGAGATGGATCATCCCAACATTAATCAGGTTCTGCTGGATAATAAGGCCGGGGCAACACTTGCGATGGAACATCTTATTGAACAGGGACATAAGAAAATCTACGTGGTGACAGGACCGGAAGGTTCATTTGACTCTGTGCAGCGGTTAAAGGCTGTGAGACAGGTTGCGGAACGTGAAGCCGATGTGGAATGGATTGAGATCACGGGAGACTTTGAGAAGAGTGGTGGAGAACAAGCCGCAGATCAGATTGTGCAGGTGTATGATGGACCCGCAGCGGTATTCTGCCTCAATGATGAGATGGCTATTGGCTTGTGTGATCGTCTGGCAGACAGTGCACTTGGCGTTGGTCAGGAGATTGATGTCATCGGATTTGACAATATTGAATTGAGCAAGTATGTCCAGCCGAGATTGGCAAGCATTGATTATTCCAAACGCAAGTGGGGATCGCTCGCTGCTGAACAATTGATCAAGATTATTGCTGGAGAACCCGTCGATCATGAACGAATTTATGTGACATTAGTTGAGGGTGGGTCGGTGAATGGGCCTATTCCGTCTGATTCGATTATATCTATGCGGAATGACCGGGCGGTTAGCTATTGA